One window from the genome of Flavobacterium agricola encodes:
- a CDS encoding peptide MFS transporter, which translates to MSNSVSNHKFLDTKVLGHPSGLFVLFFTEMWERFSFYGMRVLLIQFLTAQVIFGDSFSGWGWTAEQAGALYGTYAMMLYLTPILGGIIADKYMGSRMAVIIGALIMTLGHAAMAIDSPIMFYIGLAGLVIGTGFFKPNMPSILGEMYKSLPDKKDGAYTIFYMGVNAGAFFGMMLCGYVAETQGWHYGFGLAGIFMLLGTIQFWAAKPLMGNLGVLEKDQKDADKTEVKKTEEDDVKNPFTVTDIALIAIVAIIGFLYAFNDPLSKNGIIDIFAFLDTSILRGQTIMVLIALVLFVVLIVGRIMRYPKVVRDRMFAVIMLAFFLIFFFMSFEQGATSLVLVARDYIDRSLEGSALTIFNTVNTLLTIVPLLIITYILFALAKATWKTIAFSNIVLLVCFALIWAAAIWMLKNEYAKETSEITVSWFSTLNSFFIIAFASTVSRLWESKYNPSAAFKYGFGLILVAIGFLILALGSNNISDGVKIPMVFLILTYLFHTLGELFISPVGLSYVSKLVPAKMLAFMFGMWYLAIAIAQKLAAIVGGQVETIQENYSLSGFFYLLTLIPAVAGVLVMLLNPVIKKYMHGIK; encoded by the coding sequence ATGAGTAACTCAGTTTCTAATCACAAGTTTTTAGATACAAAAGTTCTGGGGCATCCTTCTGGTCTTTTTGTATTGTTTTTTACTGAAATGTGGGAGCGTTTTTCGTTTTACGGAATGCGTGTTTTATTAATTCAGTTTTTAACAGCCCAAGTTATTTTTGGTGATTCATTTTCAGGTTGGGGATGGACAGCAGAACAAGCTGGTGCTTTATATGGTACGTATGCCATGATGCTTTATTTAACTCCAATTTTAGGAGGTATTATTGCTGACAAATATATGGGCTCACGTATGGCCGTAATTATTGGTGCGCTTATTATGACGTTAGGTCACGCTGCCATGGCTATCGATTCACCAATTATGTTCTACATCGGTTTAGCCGGTTTAGTTATTGGTACAGGTTTCTTTAAACCAAACATGCCATCTATTTTAGGAGAAATGTACAAATCACTTCCAGATAAAAAAGACGGTGCATATACCATATTTTATATGGGCGTAAACGCAGGTGCCTTTTTTGGTATGATGCTTTGTGGTTATGTTGCAGAAACGCAAGGTTGGCATTACGGATTTGGATTAGCAGGTATTTTTATGTTATTAGGAACTATTCAGTTCTGGGCTGCTAAACCGTTAATGGGTAACTTAGGTGTTTTAGAAAAAGACCAAAAAGATGCAGACAAAACTGAGGTTAAAAAAACCGAAGAAGACGATGTTAAAAATCCATTTACAGTTACTGATATTGCTTTAATAGCTATTGTTGCAATAATTGGTTTCCTATACGCATTTAACGATCCGTTATCTAAAAACGGAATTATTGATATTTTTGCCTTTTTAGATACGTCAATTTTACGCGGACAAACCATTATGGTGCTAATAGCTTTGGTACTTTTTGTAGTGCTTATCGTTGGTCGTATTATGCGTTATCCTAAAGTTGTTCGCGATCGTATGTTTGCTGTAATCATGTTAGCATTCTTCTTAATTTTCTTCTTTATGAGTTTTGAGCAAGGAGCAACTTCATTAGTTTTAGTAGCACGTGATTATATTGACAGAAGTTTAGAGGGTAGTGCATTAACTATTTTTAATACGGTAAACACCTTATTAACTATTGTACCGTTGTTAATTATTACCTACATTTTATTTGCCTTAGCTAAAGCAACCTGGAAAACAATTGCTTTTTCAAACATTGTTTTACTTGTTTGTTTTGCTTTAATTTGGGCAGCTGCAATTTGGATGTTAAAAAATGAATATGCTAAAGAAACTTCAGAAATTACGGTTTCTTGGTTTTCAACTTTAAACTCATTCTTTATTATTGCTTTTGCATCAACCGTTTCTAGATTGTGGGAATCTAAATACAATCCATCAGCTGCGTTTAAATACGGGTTTGGATTAATTTTAGTTGCAATCGGATTCTTAATTTTAGCTTTAGGATCAAATAATATTAGTGACGGGGTTAAAATTCCAATGGTGTTTTTAATTTTAACTTACTTATTCCATACGTTAGGTGAATTATTTATTTCTCCAGTTGGGTTATCATACGTTTCTAAATTAGTACCTGCAAAAATGCTTGCGTTTATGTTTGGTATGTGGTATTTAGCTATTGCTATTGCTCAAAAATTAGCTGCAATTGTTGGTGGTCAGGTAGAAACCATTCAAGAAAATTATTCGTTAAGCGGATTCTTCTATTTGCTTACGTTAATCCCTGCTGTTGCTGGGGTGCTTGTAATGCTTTTAAATCCGGTGATTAAAAAATATATGCACGGAATCAAATAA
- a CDS encoding thioredoxin family protein: MKLKFFIVFLGLLVQTSFAQTANWYEDAHQAVAASNKANKPLLIFFTGSDWCGWCKRLQKEVFNTQEFKTWADKNVVLLELDFPRKNNQPKNIQIQNQQIQAAFSIQGYPTVWIVTPEVNDGKTNFVPLGRTGYEAGGVSKWLLTANSILKNK; this comes from the coding sequence ATGAAGTTGAAATTTTTTATTGTATTTTTAGGGTTGCTTGTACAAACATCGTTTGCGCAAACAGCCAATTGGTACGAAGATGCGCATCAAGCAGTTGCTGCATCTAATAAAGCAAATAAACCGTTGCTTATATTTTTTACTGGCAGCGATTGGTGTGGCTGGTGTAAACGCTTACAAAAAGAAGTTTTTAACACGCAAGAATTTAAAACTTGGGCGGATAAAAACGTTGTTTTATTAGAACTTGATTTTCCACGCAAAAACAACCAACCAAAAAATATACAAATTCAAAATCAACAAATTCAGGCTGCATTTAGTATTCAAGGTTATCCAACGGTTTGGATTGTTACGCCAGAAGTTAATGATGGTAAAACCAATTTTGTACCTTTAGGTAGAACCGGATATGAAGCAGGCGGCGTTTCTAAATGGTTACTAACAGCAAATTCAATTCTTAAAAATAAATAA
- a CDS encoding thioredoxin family protein — MKKFLFTIFLFSLTIVATAQTAEIKWFTLEEALTMQQKAGKKAKPIFMDIYTVWCGPCKLLDKTTFVDPAVVKKINTDYIPVKFNGEGADVITYLGKKYANPNYNPSRKGRNATHQLTDFLELQGYPTLFILGPNGEKQKTIMGYKTGPELLQEI, encoded by the coding sequence ATGAAAAAATTTTTATTTACTATATTTCTTTTCTCTTTAACAATTGTTGCAACAGCACAAACTGCCGAAATTAAATGGTTTACTTTAGAAGAAGCTTTAACCATGCAACAAAAAGCAGGTAAAAAAGCCAAACCTATTTTTATGGATATTTACACCGTTTGGTGCGGCCCATGTAAATTGCTTGATAAAACTACGTTTGTAGATCCGGCTGTTGTAAAAAAAATAAATACAGATTATATTCCGGTTAAGTTTAATGGGGAAGGAGCTGACGTTATTACTTATTTAGGTAAAAAATACGCAAACCCAAATTATAATCCTAGCAGAAAAGGACGTAACGCAACGCATCAATTAACCGATTTTTTAGAGCTTCAAGGCTACCCAACTTTGTTTATTTTAGGTCCTAACGGAGAAAAACAAAAAACAATTATGGGCTATAAAACTGGTCCAGAATTATTACAAGAAATTTAA
- a CDS encoding ComEC/Rec2 family competence protein, producing the protein MKVFFFPSVSVALFLCLGIILQAQFSWALATICALFTGIGIAFIVFERNKNIRLASYCSLLFWAILGCLTHYLATDTNKPFHYTQQQNIDSKNEMLVVVTERLKNGTKTARYIAQFKNMNNHIAQGNVIITKPINEDIAVEIGSVLLIYAPLYSIEKSKNPYQFSYAAYLANQNLYGQIRLTASNYKNIGIQKNLNYYIEQLRKSLIQSFAIHQYPQNTQQFINAFLFGQRQELNKDLNKQYTQAGVVHILAISGLHIGILYGMVLLIFKALGLGHKQRYLKLVITLLFLGGFALLTGLSPSVIRCVTMFGVIALAMTFSRNANIYNAMALSLLLIALFNPNIIFEVGFQLSYLAVLCLVISSPLLKKLHITKNKILNYITDLLAISFLVQLFLLPLLLYYFNQFPLFFLLANLVVIPLATLLLYALVILVFLNYLAPGLAIIFGKLVGWFIANLNAYVTWIATTKYAVIQNIPFNKITFIAISLTIVILFCVFFKPNYKRVTLLLTSVLLSSILFGIVFINENKKAEFIVWNAPKLTLLTQEDNTEILVYTNNPDSVSYYTSGLLQNHFIKPLQLTKTPNYLLHQHKKIAIINDANYYNNGQATDSDYLILTQSPKINLERVIEMYQPKQIISDANNYKMYVERWGKTASKKNIPFYNTYKMGYYNINSN; encoded by the coding sequence ATGAAAGTGTTTTTTTTCCCTTCAGTTTCAGTAGCTTTATTTTTATGCCTTGGCATTATTCTACAAGCGCAATTTTCATGGGCTTTAGCAACTATTTGTGCACTTTTTACTGGTATTGGAATTGCTTTTATAGTTTTTGAAAGAAATAAGAACATTCGTTTAGCTTCGTATTGTTCTTTACTATTTTGGGCAATTCTGGGTTGCTTAACTCATTATTTAGCAACAGATACAAACAAACCTTTTCATTATACCCAACAACAAAATATTGACTCAAAAAATGAAATGCTTGTTGTTGTTACTGAAAGGTTGAAAAATGGCACCAAAACAGCAAGGTACATAGCTCAATTTAAAAACATGAACAACCATATTGCGCAAGGCAATGTAATTATTACAAAACCAATAAATGAAGATATTGCAGTTGAAATTGGAAGTGTTTTATTAATTTATGCACCGTTATATAGCATAGAAAAGAGTAAAAATCCGTATCAATTTTCGTACGCAGCTTATTTAGCTAACCAAAACCTTTATGGGCAAATACGGTTAACAGCGAGTAATTACAAAAACATTGGCATACAAAAAAACTTGAATTATTATATAGAGCAACTTCGTAAAAGTTTAATTCAGAGTTTTGCTATTCATCAATACCCACAAAATACCCAACAATTTATAAACGCCTTTTTATTTGGACAAAGGCAAGAACTTAATAAAGATTTAAACAAGCAATATACACAAGCAGGCGTAGTACATATTTTAGCTATTTCCGGCTTGCACATAGGAATTTTATATGGCATGGTTTTGCTGATTTTTAAAGCTTTAGGTTTAGGCCATAAACAACGGTATCTAAAATTGGTTATTACCTTATTGTTTTTGGGAGGATTTGCTCTATTAACCGGATTATCTCCATCGGTAATACGATGCGTAACCATGTTTGGAGTAATTGCTTTAGCCATGACATTTAGTCGAAATGCAAATATTTACAATGCTATGGCGTTATCTTTACTTTTAATTGCATTATTTAATCCCAATATAATATTTGAAGTTGGCTTTCAGCTAAGCTATTTGGCCGTTTTATGCCTGGTAATTAGCAGTCCGTTATTAAAAAAATTACATATAACTAAAAACAAAATTTTAAATTATATAACCGATTTGTTAGCTATTAGCTTTTTGGTTCAGCTGTTTTTGTTGCCATTGCTATTGTACTATTTTAATCAGTTTCCGCTATTCTTCTTATTAGCCAATTTGGTTGTAATTCCGTTAGCAACTTTACTTTTATATGCCTTAGTTATTTTAGTGTTTTTAAATTATTTAGCTCCAGGTTTAGCTATAATTTTCGGAAAGTTAGTTGGTTGGTTTATTGCTAATTTAAATGCATACGTAACCTGGATTGCTACAACTAAATATGCTGTTATACAAAACATACCGTTTAACAAAATAACTTTTATAGCCATAAGCCTAACAATTGTAATCTTATTTTGCGTGTTTTTTAAACCGAATTACAAACGAGTTACCTTATTATTAACTTCTGTATTATTGAGCAGTATTTTGTTTGGAATTGTTTTTATAAATGAAAATAAAAAAGCTGAATTTATTGTATGGAATGCTCCCAAATTAACATTGCTTACGCAAGAAGATAATACTGAAATATTGGTTTATACAAATAACCCCGATTCGGTATCCTATTACACCAGCGGCTTGCTACAAAATCATTTTATAAAACCGCTTCAACTTACAAAAACACCCAACTATTTGTTGCATCAGCATAAAAAAATTGCAATTATTAACGATGCGAATTATTACAACAACGGCCAAGCAACCGATTCCGATTATTTAATATTAACCCAATCGCCTAAAATTAACTTAGAGCGCGTTATAGAAATGTACCAACCTAAACAAATTATTAGCGATGCAAACAATTATAAAATGTACGTGGAAAGATGGGGAAAAACAGCAAGTAAAAAAAATATCCCATTTTACAACACGTATAAAATGGGATATTATAATATAAATTCGAATTAA
- a CDS encoding C40 family peptidase has protein sequence MKRFLFIALVGAVMVSCKSNSGIVTSKSEAKRKGMYSKVSSTQSTNTMEAVTFKKPAVKPVGTIENTTSEIILSENNAKANTTASVFTVDVINEAKNYLGVRYKFAGTTRSGMDCSGLVTTVFKEFDFSLPRSSRDMAKVGTVVTKKNIAPGDLVFFKTNGRSVINHVGIVVDVIGDEFKFIHSSTSRGVIISSNTEPYYKKSFAQANRVF, from the coding sequence ATGAAAAGGTTTTTATTTATAGCATTAGTAGGTGCAGTTATGGTTTCCTGCAAATCAAATTCAGGAATTGTAACTTCTAAAAGCGAAGCAAAACGAAAAGGCATGTATAGCAAAGTTTCGTCAACGCAAAGCACTAATACTATGGAAGCAGTTACGTTTAAAAAACCAGCTGTTAAACCCGTAGGAACTATAGAAAATACAACATCAGAAATTATTTTAAGTGAAAATAATGCGAAAGCAAATACTACAGCATCTGTTTTTACCGTTGATGTAATTAATGAAGCAAAAAATTATTTAGGCGTTCGTTATAAATTTGCTGGTACCACCCGTTCGGGCATGGATTGTTCTGGTCTTGTAACTACCGTATTTAAAGAGTTTGATTTTAGCTTACCTAGATCATCTCGAGATATGGCTAAAGTAGGAACCGTTGTTACTAAAAAAAATATTGCTCCTGGTGATTTGGTGTTTTTTAAAACCAATGGCCGATCGGTAATAAATCATGTTGGTATTGTGGTTGATGTTATTGGAGATGAATTTAAATTTATTCATTCTTCTACCTCACGAGGCGTAATCATTTCCTCAAATACAGAACCTTATTATAAAAAATCGTTTGCACAAGCAAACCGCGTATTTTAA
- the lpxB gene encoding lipid-A-disaccharide synthase, translating to MKYYIIAGEASGDLHGANLMKSLYQLDPEADIRFWGGDLMQQVGGTLVKHYKSLAFMGFAEVIMNLKTILNNISFCKKDIEQFNPDAIIFIDYPGFNMRIAKWAKQKNIPTHYYISPQIWAWKEGRIKAIKRDVDHMYVILPFEKDFYEKKHHFPVHFVGHPLIDAIENRAIVDADAFRKEHQLDNRPIVALLPGSRKQEIEKMLSVMLSVIQDFPDHQFVIAGAPSQDKSFYEKFITSEQVHFITNKTYDLLSVASAALVTSGTATLETALFKVPEVVLYKGNEISYQIAKRVITLKYISLVNLIMDEMVVTELIQSDCNTKRVKQELAKLIDPTYRENLQNKYDLVEAKLGGKGASLKTAELIVKSFSKN from the coding sequence ATGAAATATTATATAATTGCTGGTGAAGCTTCGGGCGATTTACACGGAGCCAACTTAATGAAAAGTTTATACCAACTTGATCCTGAAGCCGATATTCGTTTTTGGGGCGGCGATTTAATGCAACAAGTTGGTGGCACCTTGGTAAAACATTATAAAAGCTTAGCTTTTATGGGCTTTGCCGAAGTTATAATGAATTTAAAAACCATTTTAAATAACATTTCATTTTGTAAAAAAGATATTGAGCAATTTAATCCTGATGCTATTATTTTTATAGATTATCCGGGCTTTAATATGCGTATTGCAAAATGGGCAAAACAAAAAAACATTCCAACTCATTATTACATTTCACCACAAATATGGGCTTGGAAAGAAGGTAGAATTAAAGCGATAAAACGTGATGTAGATCATATGTATGTTATTTTACCTTTTGAAAAAGATTTTTATGAGAAAAAACATCATTTCCCGGTTCATTTTGTTGGGCATCCGCTTATTGATGCTATTGAAAACCGAGCAATTGTTGATGCCGATGCGTTTAGAAAAGAACATCAATTAGATAATCGTCCTATTGTTGCTTTATTACCGGGCAGCCGCAAACAAGAAATTGAAAAAATGCTTTCGGTTATGTTATCGGTTATTCAAGATTTTCCAGATCACCAATTTGTAATTGCAGGTGCGCCAAGTCAGGATAAATCGTTTTACGAAAAATTTATTACTTCAGAACAAGTGCATTTTATAACTAACAAAACCTACGATTTATTAAGCGTAGCTTCGGCAGCCTTAGTTACCAGCGGAACCGCAACCTTAGAAACTGCTTTGTTTAAAGTTCCGGAAGTAGTTTTATACAAAGGCAACGAAATTTCTTATCAAATTGCTAAGCGCGTCATTACATTAAAATACATTTCATTAGTAAATTTAATTATGGATGAAATGGTGGTTACCGAACTTATTCAAAGCGATTGTAATACCAAAAGGGTAAAACAAGAATTGGCAAAACTGATTGATCCAACCTACCGAGAAAACCTACAAAATAAATACGATTTAGTAGAAGCTAAATTAGGTGGTAAAGGAGCAAGTTTAAAAACAGCCGAATTAATTGTAAAAAGTTTTAGCAAAAATTAA
- the surE gene encoding 5'/3'-nucleotidase SurE — protein sequence MSQKPLILVTNDDGINAPGIRFLIDVMKEIGEVVVVAPDSPQSAMGHAITINSTLSLEKIKNTEVPEYACSGTPVDCVKIALAEVLDRRPDLCVSGINHGSNSSINVIYSGTMSAAVEAGIEGIPAVGFSLLDFSWNADFTHTRPYVKKIAEQILAQGIQKGVVLNVNLPKENIKGIKVCRQAKASWEESFDKRLSPHGKEYYWLSGQFVNHDVGEDTDVYALENNYVSIVPVQFDLTAYHAIQPITNWDLKDVD from the coding sequence ATGAGCCAAAAACCTTTAATTTTAGTAACAAACGATGACGGAATTAATGCACCAGGAATTCGATTTTTGATTGATGTAATGAAAGAAATTGGTGAGGTTGTAGTTGTGGCTCCAGATAGCCCACAATCTGCCATGGGCCATGCCATTACTATAAATAGCACATTAAGTTTAGAAAAAATAAAAAACACTGAAGTTCCAGAATATGCATGTTCGGGCACGCCGGTTGATTGTGTTAAAATTGCGTTAGCTGAAGTTTTAGATCGTCGCCCAGATTTATGTGTTTCGGGAATTAACCACGGTTCTAACTCATCTATAAACGTAATTTATTCAGGAACCATGAGCGCAGCGGTTGAAGCTGGAATTGAAGGCATCCCTGCCGTAGGTTTTTCTTTACTTGATTTTTCGTGGAATGCTGATTTTACTCATACGCGTCCGTACGTTAAAAAAATAGCAGAACAAATTTTAGCGCAAGGCATACAAAAAGGCGTAGTTTTAAATGTAAATTTACCTAAAGAAAATATTAAAGGAATTAAAGTTTGTAGACAAGCAAAAGCATCTTGGGAAGAAAGTTTTGACAAACGTTTAAGCCCGCATGGTAAAGAATATTATTGGTTATCGGGTCAGTTTGTTAACCACGATGTGGGAGAAGATACCGACGTTTATGCCTTAGAAAATAATTACGTTTCTATCGTACCGGTACAATTTGATTTAACCGCTTATCATGCCATTCAGCCCATTACAAACTGGGATTTAAAAGACGTAGATTAA
- a CDS encoding carboxy terminal-processing peptidase, translating into MRGLIRFMKKNYKIILATLLLCAGLWSFKAFKKEDTEKDKVLIELLVFVLKQAHYNAVPVDDEFSKAMFDTYLENMDPYKRYFLESDINEFSKYKLALDDLMLSSDLSFFDLTYNRLNKRIKESESIYKEILDKPVDFDIEEIINTNYDSIGYAKTPAELKDRWRQQLKHSLASSIYTTQKIEEDKVKKDSTYVAKTFVEIEKDAREKSAKNLNDFYEIISELERKDWFSVYINSFTENFDPHSQYFAPNDKERFDSSISGTLEGIGARLQKKNDYVELNELIPGGPAWKNKEIEQGDIIIKVAQANEEPIDIGGMRLDDVVSKIKGKKGTEVRLTVRKVDGTIKEISIIRDIVELEDTYAKSSIINLNDEKYGIIHLPKFYINFEDANARDAYKDVALEVQRLKEAGVDGIVMDLRNNGGGSLQTVVEMVGLFIEQGPVVQVKGSGKSKQVLTDDNPATTWDKPLVVLVNQFSASASEIFAAAIQDYNRGIVMGSKHTFGKGTVQNMIDLNSLMRRNTFGDMGALKTTIQKFYRVNGGSTQIKGVESDIILPDRMSYIDTGERDMKKALPWDKIEPANYKPLANDFSGIIEASNERVKANPQFILIDENAQLIKERQSDDFENLQYTAYKTKQQDNEKKISRFKEINNYDNNLKFTSLPYEVEMLAIDTTYKSRIEDWHKQLKKDVYVEEAVNVLHDLATQKTQPKNTAATKPKKFLGIF; encoded by the coding sequence ATGAGAGGTCTAATACGATTTATGAAAAAAAATTATAAAATTATTTTAGCTACCTTATTGCTTTGTGCAGGGCTGTGGAGTTTTAAAGCCTTTAAAAAGGAAGACACAGAAAAAGACAAAGTTTTAATAGAGCTATTGGTATTTGTTTTAAAACAAGCCCATTATAACGCAGTTCCGGTTGATGATGAATTTTCTAAAGCTATGTTTGATACGTATTTAGAAAATATGGACCCATATAAACGTTATTTTTTAGAATCAGATATTAATGAATTTTCTAAATATAAATTAGCTTTAGACGATTTAATGTTAAGCTCAGATTTAAGTTTTTTTGACTTAACTTATAACCGTTTAAACAAACGTATTAAAGAATCTGAATCTATTTATAAAGAAATTTTAGATAAACCAGTCGATTTTGATATTGAAGAAATTATTAATACCAATTACGACAGCATTGGTTATGCAAAAACGCCAGCTGAATTAAAAGACAGATGGCGCCAGCAATTAAAACATTCTTTAGCAAGTTCAATTTATACAACTCAAAAAATTGAAGAAGATAAAGTAAAGAAAGACTCAACTTACGTAGCCAAAACTTTTGTTGAAATTGAGAAAGATGCACGCGAAAAAAGTGCTAAAAACTTAAATGATTTTTACGAAATTATTAGCGAGCTAGAGCGTAAAGATTGGTTTTCGGTTTATATCAATTCATTTACAGAAAATTTCGATCCTCATTCTCAGTATTTCGCGCCAAACGATAAAGAACGTTTTGATTCTTCAATTTCAGGTACTTTAGAAGGTATTGGTGCACGTTTACAAAAGAAAAATGATTATGTAGAATTAAACGAATTAATTCCGGGTGGTCCTGCATGGAAAAATAAAGAAATAGAACAAGGTGATATTATTATTAAAGTTGCTCAAGCAAACGAAGAACCAATTGATATTGGCGGAATGCGTTTAGACGATGTTGTGAGTAAAATTAAAGGTAAAAAAGGTACCGAAGTTCGCTTAACCGTTCGTAAAGTTGATGGTACAATTAAAGAAATTTCTATTATTCGTGATATTGTTGAGTTAGAAGATACGTATGCAAAAAGTTCTATAATCAATTTAAACGACGAAAAATACGGAATTATTCATTTACCTAAATTCTATATTAACTTTGAAGATGCAAACGCGCGCGATGCATACAAAGATGTAGCTTTAGAAGTACAACGCCTTAAAGAAGCGGGAGTTGATGGTATTGTTATGGATTTACGTAACAACGGCGGTGGTTCTTTGCAAACGGTGGTAGAAATGGTAGGTTTGTTTATTGAACAAGGACCGGTGGTACAAGTAAAAGGTTCTGGTAAAAGCAAACAAGTTTTAACCGATGATAATCCGGCAACAACTTGGGACAAGCCTTTAGTTGTACTTGTTAATCAATTTTCAGCATCAGCTTCTGAAATTTTTGCTGCTGCAATTCAAGATTACAACCGTGGTATTGTTATGGGATCTAAACATACCTTTGGTAAAGGTACCGTGCAAAACATGATCGATTTAAATAGTTTAATGCGCCGAAACACATTTGGTGATATGGGCGCGTTAAAAACAACGATTCAAAAATTTTATCGTGTAAACGGTGGTTCAACACAAATTAAAGGAGTTGAAAGTGATATTATTTTACCAGACCGTATGTCTTATATTGACACGGGCGAACGTGATATGAAAAAAGCGTTACCATGGGATAAAATTGAACCTGCTAATTACAAACCATTAGCTAACGATTTTTCTGGTATTATTGAAGCAAGTAATGAACGTGTAAAAGCAAATCCTCAATTTATTTTGATTGATGAAAATGCACAATTAATTAAAGAACGTCAGAGCGACGATTTTGAAAACTTGCAATACACAGCATATAAAACAAAGCAACAGGATAACGAGAAAAAGATTAGTCGATTTAAAGAAATTAACAATTACGATAACAATTTAAAATTTACATCTTTACCGTACGAAGTTGAAATGTTAGCAATTGATACAACATATAAATCTCGTATCGAAGATTGGCACAAACAACTTAAAAAAGATGTTTATGTTGAAGAAGCTGTAAACGTTTTACATGATTTAGCCACACAAAAAACGCAACCTAAAAATACTGCGGCAACAAAACCAAAAAAGTTTTTAGGTATATTTTAA
- a CDS encoding ABC transporter permease, with protein sequence MTQYSKSLTSLALQKFFKSFWGVISLFFICICTFIAVFGYFFITDKSENANQMHLVIHSKPPGFKVQMLVVPNPEKTHKTFAEYFTGEKITDSYIPISSYSIKNDSVYYTEYSDSDLVQIEKVLPLHIFPEAQSETAFKENYIEQFNYVLGTDNYGRDLLSRLVIGSRVSLAIGFVAVFISLVVGVFFGSIAGFYGGKIDAAVMWLVNIVWSIPTLLLVIAITLALGKGFWQVFVAVGLTMWVEVARVIRGQIISEKQSQYITAARALGFSDWRIITKHILPNCMAPVIVISAANFASAILMESGLSFLGLGAQPPVASWGSMIKDHYSYIILGKAYMAILPGITMCLLVLAFMLIGNTLRDVFDVKN encoded by the coding sequence ATGACCCAATATTCAAAGTCATTAACAAGTTTAGCGCTCCAAAAATTTTTTAAAAGTTTTTGGGGCGTTATTAGTTTATTTTTTATTTGTATCTGTACATTTATTGCAGTATTCGGTTATTTTTTTATTACTGATAAAAGCGAAAATGCCAATCAGATGCATTTGGTAATTCATTCTAAACCACCAGGATTTAAGGTACAAATGTTAGTGGTTCCTAATCCAGAAAAAACGCATAAAACCTTTGCTGAATATTTTACTGGAGAAAAGATAACAGATAGTTACATTCCCATTTCATCTTATTCTATAAAAAATGATTCTGTTTATTATACTGAATATTCAGATTCTGATTTAGTTCAAATAGAAAAAGTACTTCCTTTACATATATTTCCGGAGGCACAATCTGAAACCGCATTTAAAGAAAATTATATTGAGCAATTTAACTATGTTTTAGGTACAGATAATTACGGCCGAGATTTGTTATCTAGATTAGTTATTGGTAGCCGCGTTTCATTAGCTATTGGTTTTGTTGCCGTTTTTATCTCGTTGGTAGTTGGAGTGTTTTTTGGATCTATTGCTGGGTTTTATGGTGGTAAAATTGATGCAGCAGTTATGTGGTTGGTTAATATTGTTTGGTCTATACCAACTTTGTTGTTGGTCATTGCCATAACATTGGCTTTAGGAAAAGGTTTTTGGCAAGTTTTTGTTGCTGTTGGACTAACTATGTGGGTTGAGGTTGCTCGCGTTATTCGCGGACAAATTATATCTGAAAAACAAAGCCAATATATTACAGCAGCACGTGCTTTAGGATTTTCTGACTGGCGAATTATTACCAAACATATTTTACCTAATTGTATGGCTCCGGTTATTGTTATTTCGGCTGCTAACTTTGCATCGGCTATTTTAATGGAAAGTGGTTTAAGCTTTTTAGGTTTAGGCGCACAACCGCCCGTTGCAAGCTGGGGTTCTATGATTAAAGATCATTACAGCTATATTATTTTAGGAAAAGCTTATATGGCTATTTTGCCTGGCATTACGATGTGTTTATTAGTTTTAGCATTTATGTTAATCGGAAATACGCTTCGCGATGTTTTTGATGTGAAAAATTAA